Part of the Bacteroides acidifaciens genome, AGTGGTTGTGTGGAGTTGTTGCAGGAATACTGTACCAGTTATCGTGGTGGGGATTGGATGGACTTTGCAGCCAATTCTACGGGAGCGATTTTGGCGAGTTTACTTGCCTATTATGTGGTACGACCAAGAATGAATAAAAAAGAGAATGCACCAAAAAGTTAGTATTTACTTCTTTTTGACGCATTCTCTTTTTATTTTATAGTATTTTGCTTCTAATTATTCCACTGTTTATAAGTGTTCTACTGTCGAACTGAGTTTGATGCCGTTGGAACCTTTGATGAGAATGGTGTATCCTTTCGGTTTATTAGTTTCCAGTTCTTTGATGACTTCCTGCACATTGGCATAAGTCTTGAAGGAATGTTGTGCGGCTGCGAACTGTTCGCCTACAAGCCAGACTTTCTCAAAACCGTTCTCCTTGATGTAATCTACAATCTTCTGGTGTTCGGCTGCACTTTCGGGACCGAGTTCCCTCATATCTCCCAATAGGAGCATCTTATGGGGAACAGTCATATTACGGAAGTTCTGTAAGGCAGCCATCATGCTGGTCGGATTTGCATTGTATGCGTCAATAATCAACGTGTTGTCTTCTGTCTTTTTGAGTTGGGAGCGGTTGTTTTGTGGGGTATATTCTGCCAGGGCTTCGTCAATCTTTTGTGCTTCTACTCCGAAGAAACGCCCGATAGTAATGGCAGCCAGGGCATTTGGGAAATTATATTCTCCGATTAACTGCGTGCGTACTTGGTGAATCTCTCCGTCTTTTCCCGCCTTCCATTCGAAAGTAAGATAAGGGGAATTGTCCGTAATGCGTCCGTTGATATACAATCCGTCTTCCGTACCGTAAGAAACCAGGTTCAGTCCGCCGGCTATATTCATTAAATAGGAATTGTCGTGATGGATGAAAACGGTGGAATCACTTTTGGGACGAAGGAAGTCATAGAGTTCTCCTTTCGTCTTGATAACTCCCTCGAACGAACCGAATCCTTCCAGATGGGCTTTGCCTACATTGGTGATGATGCCGTAATCCGGTTCGGCTATTCCGCAAAGGAACTTGATTTCTCCCTGGTGGTTGGCTCCCATTTCGATGACGGCAAGGTCGTGTTCCGGTTTCAACCGGAGCAGGGTAGCCGGCACGCCGATATGATTATTGAGGTTGCCTAAGGTATAGAGCACATTATGGGCTTTGCAAAGGACGGAGGAAATCAATTCCTTGGTAGTTGTCTTGCCATTCGTACCGGTGATGCCGATAATCCGTGTGCCGAGCTGGCGGCGGTGGTAATTGGCAAGTTGTTGCATGGTTTGCAGGCAGTCGTCTACAAGTATATAGCGTCTGTCGCCTTCTACGGCATATCCGGCCTCATCGACAATGGCATACGCGCACCCGGAATTTAATGCCTTTTCGGCAAATGCATTGCCGTTGAACGACTCGCCTTTCAAGGCGATAAACAAAGAACCGTCCGGGCAGTTCCGGCTGTCAGTTGTGACTGATTGGCACTCCTGAAAAATTTTGTAAAGAGCAGAAAGTTTCATAACCTGAACTTTAATTTAAAACGTTGCAAAGATAGGCTATTCTTTCGGAATTGGCAGGAGTTAGGAGTGTTTTTTACTCAGGCGTAAGCCAAAGGTAAAGTCCAGTTGGGTGGCGATAGCTACTGCCCGCATGCGTGTGTCATGCCGCCCGGCAGCCATATTGAATAATGTGTCAGACATACTGAGCACAACAGGTTCCATCAAGTATTCCTGACAACGCTGATAATATTCGTACGGAGTAGAATCAACGTTGAATGTTTCGGTCTCTTTTATTTATTATTTTTAGTGCAATACTTGCTTTTTTTATCTACATTTGTAGGCAATCTAAAAGGAATAGTATCAATGATAAAACCTATATCTCCTATTTATATAAATGTGAAAGGGCAGTTGCTCGACCTCGCCGTTCCGCAGGTGATGGGTATCTTGAATGTGACTCCCGATTCTTTTTATTCCGGCAGCCGGATGCAGACCGAAGAAGATATTGCAGCCCGTGCCCGGCAAATCATTGACGAAGGTGCTTCCATTATTGATATAGGGGCTTATTCTTCGCGTCCTAATGCCGAACATATTTCTGCCGAAGAGGAAATGCGCAGGCTGCGCACCGGACTGGAAATCCTGAACCGTAACCATCCGGACGCTGTCATCTCTGTGGATACTTTCCGTGCTGATGTGGCGGAACAATGTGTGAAGGAATATGGAGTAGCCATTATCAATGACATAGCTGCCGGTGAGATGGACGACCGTATGTTCCGTACGGTAGCCGAATTGGGCGTGCCATATATCATGATGCATATGCAGGGAACCCCGCAGAGTATGCAGAAAGAACCTCATTACGACAATCTGATAAAAGAGGTGTTCCTGTATTTCGCCCGTAAAGTGCAGCAACTCCGTGATTTGGGAGTAAAAGATATTATCCTCGACCCGGGATTCGGATTCGGTAAGACATTGGAGCATAATTATGAGCTGATGGCGCACTTGGAAGAATTCAGCATTTTCGAACTTCCGCTCTTGGTGGGGGTATCCCGGAAATCCATGATTTATAAATTATTGGGCGGAACCCCGCAGGATTCGCTGAACGGGACAACCGTATTGGATACTGTGGCGTTAATGAAAGGCGCGAATATCCTTCGCGTACATGATGTACGCGAAGCCGTGGAAGCCGTCCGAATCACGGAAAAGATAAAAGAAGAGAGTTCATATAGCAAATAAAAGGAAGATAGCATGTTTTTTGAATTTGGCATAAAAGATTTTATTGATATTCTGCTGGTAGCTTTGCTGTTGTACTATACCTACAAACTGATGAAAGCATCCGGCTCCATCAAGGTTTTCACCGGCATCCTTGTTTTTATCTTGATTTGGCTCGTAGTGACGCAAGTGCTGGAAATGAAACTGTTGGGTTCTATTTTCGACACCTTAATGAATGTGGGTGTGATAGCCTTGATTGTTCTTTTCCAGGATGAGATACGCCGTTTCTTGCTGACCTTGGGTTCTCACCGTCACGTCAGTGCATTGGCACGGCTTTTCAACGGCTCGAAGAAAGAAGCCCTGAAGCATGACGACATTATGCCGGTGGTGATGGCTTGCCTGAGTATGGGCAAACAAAAAGTCGGCGCGTTGATTGTCATTGAACATAATGTCCCCTTAGATGAAATCGTCCGTACAGGCGAAGTGATTGATGCAGCAATCAACCAACGCCTGATTGAAAACATATTCTTCAAGAACAGCCCTCTGCATGACGGCGCAATGGTCATCAGTAAGAAACGTATCAAAGCGGTCGGATGTATCCTTCCTGTATCCCATGACTTGAATATTCCCAAAGAATTAGGATTGCGCCACCGTGCGGCTATGGGAATCTCGCAACAATCGGACGCCCATGCCATCATTGTTTCTGAAGAAACGGGCGCTATTTCCGTAGCTTATCGCGGGCAATTCTATCTCCGATTGAATGCGGAAGAGCTGGAAAGCCTGCTGACAAAAGAAAACTGATTTTAGTTATAGTAATGTAGTAATGGTCAAAAGATGATGGTCATTTTATGACCATCATCTTTTGACCATTACTATAAATTCATTATCTTTGGAGCAGAAACCAATGTAATATAGGTATGAACAATCCTTTTGTAACTAATGGCTATGTTTCAGCAAAGTACTTCTGTGATAGGGAAAAAGAGACAGAGGACGTGATAACAATGCTACTTAACGGAAATAATATAGCTTTGATTTCTCCGCGACGATATGGAAAGACGGATTTAATCAGGCATTGTTTTTCTTGTCCGGAAATAAACAAGCGTTTTTATACGTTTATTGTGGACATTTATGCGACCCGTTCATTGCGTGATTTGGTAAATAAGCTTGGGAAAGCTATTTTGGAAGAGTTGAAACCCCGTGGAAGACAATCCTGGGAATTATTTGTTAATGCTATGTCCTCTTTGAAAGCCGGTATTTCTTATGATATATCGGGGATGCCTTCCTGGTCTATTAGTTTGGGAGATATCACTAATCCGGCAGTTTCCTTGGATGAAATATTTAACTATTTGCAGAAAGCGGACAAGCCCTGTCTGGTGGCGATTGATGAATTTCAACAGATAGGAAAATATGACGAAGATACCGTTGAGGCAACATTACGTACATATGTGCAGTATTGCAGCAATGCTCACTTTATATTTGCCGGTTCGCAGCGGCATTTAATGGGAAGCATCTTTACTTCTCCTTCCCGTCCGTTCTATCAGAGTGTGACTATTATGAATCTTCCCCCTATCTCGAAAGATAAATACCGGGAATTTGCAGTCGGGCATTTTCGTGAGAATCATAAGACTCTATGTCCGGACGTGGTTGATGCTTTGTACGACCGCTTTGAAGGTGGAACCTTTTATTTGCAGAAAGTGATGAATGTGCTTTTTCTCAAGACTCCGGAGAAGGGTGTCTGCGGAATGGATATGATACAGACTGCCGTTGATTATATTGTAAACTTCACAGCGGATACCTATGCCGAACTTTTATATCAATTACCCGAAAAACAAAAAGAAGTTTTTATTGCTATTAATAAAGAAGGAAAAGCTAGGGCCGTCAATTCGGGAGCGTTTTGCAAACGTTATGGGCTAGCATCCCCCAGTTCTGTCAAGTCTGCTGTGAATGGGCTTTTGGATAAGGACTTTATCACAAAAGAACGTGATTATTATGAGGTGTATGATAAGTTTTTTAGTCTCTGGTTAGCAAAACAATAATTCCGGAAATATATAGAAATAAAGCAAAATAGCCCCTGATGGGGCTATTTTGCTTTATTTCCAACCCTTTTTGAATGATAATTATGCCCTCTCATTTAGGTGAATCGCCTACCTTTGCCGTATACTATTAAAATTCTATATTGAATAAACCATGAAAAACAGATTGATAGCTTTACTGGTACTTTTTACAGTCATTATCTTTAGTAGTGCACAGGCACAAACTACTGCCCGTAAATTTGAGGTTGGCAAGAATACATTCTTGCTCGACGGCAAACCATTTGTGGTGAAAGCGGCCGAACTGCATTACACCCGCATCCCGCAGGCATATTGGGACCATCGCATTGAGATGTGCAAAGCGTTGGGGATGAATAC contains:
- the cdaA gene encoding diadenylate cyclase CdaA, translating into MFFEFGIKDFIDILLVALLLYYTYKLMKASGSIKVFTGILVFILIWLVVTQVLEMKLLGSIFDTLMNVGVIALIVLFQDEIRRFLLTLGSHRHVSALARLFNGSKKEALKHDDIMPVVMACLSMGKQKVGALIVIEHNVPLDEIVRTGEVIDAAINQRLIENIFFKNSPLHDGAMVISKKRIKAVGCILPVSHDLNIPKELGLRHRAAMGISQQSDAHAIIVSEETGAISVAYRGQFYLRLNAEELESLLTKEN
- the folP gene encoding dihydropteroate synthase, yielding MIKPISPIYINVKGQLLDLAVPQVMGILNVTPDSFYSGSRMQTEEDIAARARQIIDEGASIIDIGAYSSRPNAEHISAEEEMRRLRTGLEILNRNHPDAVISVDTFRADVAEQCVKEYGVAIINDIAAGEMDDRMFRTVAELGVPYIMMHMQGTPQSMQKEPHYDNLIKEVFLYFARKVQQLRDLGVKDIILDPGFGFGKTLEHNYELMAHLEEFSIFELPLLVGVSRKSMIYKLLGGTPQDSLNGTTVLDTVALMKGANILRVHDVREAVEAVRITEKIKEESSYSK
- a CDS encoding AAA family ATPase, which translates into the protein MNNPFVTNGYVSAKYFCDREKETEDVITMLLNGNNIALISPRRYGKTDLIRHCFSCPEINKRFYTFIVDIYATRSLRDLVNKLGKAILEELKPRGRQSWELFVNAMSSLKAGISYDISGMPSWSISLGDITNPAVSLDEIFNYLQKADKPCLVAIDEFQQIGKYDEDTVEATLRTYVQYCSNAHFIFAGSQRHLMGSIFTSPSRPFYQSVTIMNLPPISKDKYREFAVGHFRENHKTLCPDVVDALYDRFEGGTFYLQKVMNVLFLKTPEKGVCGMDMIQTAVDYIVNFTADTYAELLYQLPEKQKEVFIAINKEGKARAVNSGAFCKRYGLASPSSVKSAVNGLLDKDFITKERDYYEVYDKFFSLWLAKQ
- a CDS encoding UDP-N-acetylmuramoyl-tripeptide--D-alanyl-D-alanine ligase, with product MKLSALYKIFQECQSVTTDSRNCPDGSLFIALKGESFNGNAFAEKALNSGCAYAIVDEAGYAVEGDRRYILVDDCLQTMQQLANYHRRQLGTRIIGITGTNGKTTTKELISSVLCKAHNVLYTLGNLNNHIGVPATLLRLKPEHDLAVIEMGANHQGEIKFLCGIAEPDYGIITNVGKAHLEGFGSFEGVIKTKGELYDFLRPKSDSTVFIHHDNSYLMNIAGGLNLVSYGTEDGLYINGRITDNSPYLTFEWKAGKDGEIHQVRTQLIGEYNFPNALAAITIGRFFGVEAQKIDEALAEYTPQNNRSQLKKTEDNTLIIDAYNANPTSMMAALQNFRNMTVPHKMLLLGDMRELGPESAAEHQKIVDYIKENGFEKVWLVGEQFAAAQHSFKTYANVQEVIKELETNKPKGYTILIKGSNGIKLSSTVEHL